One genomic region from Eptesicus fuscus isolate TK198812 chromosome 18, DD_ASM_mEF_20220401, whole genome shotgun sequence encodes:
- the TMEM89 gene encoding transmembrane protein 89, which translates to MQCAPSFLLLLFLLAKSAPAQAWPRPLWYQVGLDLQPWGCQPSSLDGCGVSLGCPGHWMGLGMNPIYSVAGVMLTSAMMLMVGRKVLRRRGPQAAGAELLQVTAHASGPCKRRTPLSDHALLLTVLHMLDALLAQIQGHLQHLAAQQPRPIKGTPTPCG; encoded by the exons ATGCAGTGCGCACCGTCCTTCTTGCTGTTGCTCTTCCTCCTGGCCAAGTCTGCCCCCGCCCAGGCCTGGCCTCGGCCGCTGTGGTACCAGGTGGGGCTGGACCTGCAGCCCTGGGGGTGCCAGCCGAGCAGCCTGGACGGCTGCGGGGTCAGCCTGGGCTGTCCCGGCCACTGGATGGGCCTGGGGATGAACCCCATCTACTCGGTGGCCGGGGTCATGCTCACCAGCGCCATGATGCTGATGGTGGGCCGCAAGGTGCTGCGCAGGCGGGGCCCGCAGGCCGCCGGGGCCGAG CTCCTGCAGGTGACGGCTCACGCCTCCGGACCCTGTAAGCGGCGGACCCCCCTCTCCGACCACGCCCTGCTGCTCACGGTCCTGCACATGCTGGACGCCCTCCTggcccagatccagggccacctGCAGCACCTGGCCGCGCAGCAGCCCAGGCCAATAAAGGGCACTCCCACCCCGTGTGGGTGA
- the SLC26A6 gene encoding solute carrier family 26 member 6 codes for MELRRRDYRVERPLLNQEQLEELGRWGPAPRTRPWRTSLQCSGARARALLLKHLPVVAWLPRYPVREWLLGDLLSGLSVAIMQLPQGLAYALLAGLPPVFGLYSSFYPVFIYFLFGTSRHISVGTFAVMSVMVGSVTEALAPDEVFMQAGNSTDVKARDAARVRLASSLSVLVGLFQVALGLVHFGFVVTYLSEPLVRGYTTAAAVHVFVSQLKYVFGLQLSSFSGPLSLIYTLLEVGWKLRQSVVGAVVTAAVAGLVLVAVKLLNDKLKRHLPLPIPGELLTLIGATAISYGVGLQPRFGVDVVGSIPAGLVPPVAPSLAPRLVGNAFAIAVVGFAIAISLGKIFALKHGYRVDSNQELVALGLSNLVGGVFQCFPVSCSMSRSLVQESAGGNTQVAGAVSSLFILIIILKLGELFRDLPKAVLAATIIVNLKGMLLQFRDVCTLWEANRVDLLIWLVTFVATILLNLDLGLAVAVAFSLLLVVVRTQRPHYSVLGQIPDTDVYRDVAEYSEAREVPGVKVFRSSATVYFANADLYSDALKQRCGVDVDHLISRKKKLLRKQELRLKRLQKEKPQQQAAASTGTSVPIEVNISDGAVKSHDADGPKAQVSTEPEPAEPAASGQDGAQAPGGCTLKGLGLPPPAFHSLVLDLSALSFVDTVCIKSLKNIFRDFREIEVEVYVAGCQAPVVTQLEAGHFFDASISKQHLFASVHDAVLFARQHPRSGPASPVLVTKL; via the exons ATGGAGTTGAGGAGGCGCGACTACCGTGTGGAGCGGCCGCTGCTGAACCAGgagcagctggaggagctgggacGCTGGGGCCCAGCACCCCGGACCCGCCCGTGGCGAACCTCTCTGCA GTGCTCCGGGGCCCGGGCCCGAGCCCTGCTGCTGAAGCACCTGCCCGTCGTGGCCTGGCTGCCCCGGTACCCGGTGCGAGAGTGGCTCCTGGGCGACCTGCTGTCCGGCCTGAGTGTGGCCATCATGCAGCTGCCACAGG gcctggcctACGCCCTGCTGGCGGGGCTGCCCCCCGTGTTCGGCCTCTACAGCTCCTTCTACCCTGTCTTTATCTACTTCCTGTTTGGCACCTCCCGGCACATCTCGGTGG GCACCTTTGCTGTCATGTCCGTGATGGTGGGCAGCGTGACGGAAGCCCTGGCCCCGGATGAGGTCTTCATGCAGGCCGGGAACTCCACCGACGTCAAGGCCAGGGACGCCGCACGGGTGAGGCTGGCCTCCTCTCTCAGCGTCCTGGTCGGCCTCTTCCAG GTGGCGCTGGGCCTGGTGCACTTCGGCTTCGTGGTCACCTACCTGTCCGAGCCGCTGGTCCGCGGCTACACCACGGCCGCCGCCGTGCACGTCTTCGTCTCGCAGCTCAAGTACGTGTTCGGCCTCCAGCTGAGCAGCTTCTCTGGGCCGCTGTCCCTCATCTAT ACACTGCTGGAGGTCGGCTGGAAGCTGCGCCAGAGCGTGGTGGGCGCCGTGGTCACGGCCGCCGTGGCCGGGCTGGTGCTCGTGGCCGTGAAGCTGCTGAACGACAAGCTGAAGCGACACCTGCCCCTGCCGATCCCCGGGGAGCTGCTCACG CTCATAGGGGCCACGGCCATCTCCTACGGCGTGGGCCTCCAGCCGCGGTTCGGGGTGGATGTCGTGGGCAGCATCCCTGCAGG GCTGGTGCCCCCCGTGGCCCCCAGCCTAGCTCCCAGGCTCGTGGGCAACGCCTTCGCCATCGCCGTGGTGGGGTTCGCCATCGCCATCTCGCTGGGGAAGATCTTTGCCCTGAAGCATGGCTACCGGGTGGACAGCAACCAG gagCTGGTGGCTCTGGGCCTCAGCAACCTCGTCGGGGGCGTCTTCCAGTGCTTCCCCGTGAGCTGCTCCATGTCCCGGAGCCTCGTCCAGGAGAGCGCCGGCGGCAACACGCAG GTGGCCGGAGCCGTCTCCTCCCTCTTCATCCTCATCATCATCCTCAAACTTGGGGAGCTCTTCCGAGACCTGCCCAAG gctGTCCTGGCGGCCACCATCATCGTGAACCTGAAGGGCATGCTCCTGCAGTTCAGGGACGTCTGCACCCTGTGGGAGGCGAACCGCGTGGACCTG CTCATCTGGCTGGTGACCTTCGTGGCCACCATCCTGCTGAACCTGGACCTGGGCCTGGCCGTGGCGGTCGCCTTCTCCCTGCTGCTCGTGGTGGTCCGCACGCAGCG GCCCCACTATTCTGTCCTGGGGCAGATTCCAgacacagatgtttacagagaCGTGGCAGAGTACTCGGAG gccagggaggTCCCGGGCGTGAAGGTCTTCCGCTCCTCGGCCACCGTGTACTTCGCCAACGCTGACCTCTACAGCGACGCGCTCAAgcagagg TGCGGCGTGGACGTTGACCACCTCATCTCCCGGAAGAAGAAGCTACTCCGGAAGCAGGAGCTGAGGCTGAAGCGCCTGCAGAAGGAGAAGCCCCAGCAACAG gccgctGCCTCCACGGGCACTTCCGTCCCCATCGAAGTCAACATCAGTGACGGTGCCGTCAAGAGCCACGATGCGGATGGCCCCAaggcccag GTGAGCACGGAGCCTGAACCAGCGGAGCCGGCGGCCAGCGGGCAGGACGGCGCGCAGGCCCCGGGCGGGTGCACGCTGAAGGGCCTGGGCCTGCCCCCGCCCGCCTTCCACAGCCTCGTGCTGGACCTGAGCGCCCTCTCCTTCGTGGACACCGTGTGCATCAAGAGCCTGAAGAAC ATTTTCCGCGACTTCCGGGAGATCGAGGTGGAGGTGTACGTGGCCGGCTGCCAAG CGCCCGTGGTCACCCAGCTGGAGGCCGGGCACTTCTTCGACGCGTCCATCTCGAAGCAGCACCTCTTCGCCTCCGTCCACGACGCCGTCCTCTTCGCCCGCCAGCACCCGCGGTCCGGCCCTGCCAGCCCGGTCCTG GTTACCAAGCTCTGA